One part of the Desulfurella amilsii genome encodes these proteins:
- a CDS encoding phosphoenolpyruvate hydrolase family protein, whose protein sequence is MKKYKREDILKKFRKMIKEERPIIGGGAGTGISAKFEEEGGIDLIIIYNSGKYRMAGRGSLAGLLAFGNANEIVIDMAKEVIPIIKHTPVLAGVNGTDPFEIWDKFFEKLESIGFSGVQNFPTVGLIDGTFRENLEETGFGYYKEVEMIKLAHERGFLTTPYVFSSEDAVKMAEVGADIIVCHMGLTTKGSIGAKTSKTLDESVDLINEWSRAARKVSNDIIVLCHGGPISTPQDVEYIFERCELVNGFYGASSMERLPVEDAIRQQTILFKNIKFKKSK, encoded by the coding sequence ATGAAAAAATATAAAAGAGAAGATATCTTAAAAAAGTTTAGAAAAATGATTAAAGAGGAGAGACCTATAATAGGAGGTGGTGCTGGTACCGGTATCTCAGCAAAATTTGAAGAAGAAGGCGGAATAGATTTAATTATAATTTACAATTCAGGTAAATATAGAATGGCAGGCAGAGGCTCATTGGCTGGTTTGCTTGCTTTTGGTAATGCTAATGAAATTGTAATTGATATGGCAAAAGAAGTTATTCCTATAATAAAACATACACCTGTTTTAGCTGGTGTAAATGGAACTGACCCATTTGAAATATGGGATAAGTTTTTTGAAAAACTTGAATCTATAGGTTTTAGCGGCGTTCAAAATTTCCCTACCGTTGGTTTAATAGATGGAACATTTCGTGAAAATCTTGAAGAAACAGGATTTGGCTATTATAAAGAGGTGGAAATGATTAAACTAGCTCACGAAAGAGGTTTTTTAACAACTCCATATGTCTTTAGTTCTGAGGATGCTGTTAAGATGGCAGAAGTTGGTGCCGATATTATTGTTTGCCACATGGGATTAACAACAAAAGGTTCAATAGGGGCAAAAACCTCAAAAACACTTGATGAATCAGTTGATTTAATAAATGAATGGTCTAGAGCTGCTAGAAAAGTTAGTAATGATATTATAGTTTTATGCCATGGAGGCCCTATTTCTACACCACAAGATGTTGAATACATTTTTGAAAGATGTGAGTTAGTCAATGGATTTTATGGGGCGAGTAGCATGGAAAGACTACCAGTAGAAGATGCGATAAGGCAACAAACTATTTTATTTAAAAATATCAAATTTAAGAAATCAAAATAA
- a CDS encoding lysophospholipid acyltransferase family protein, whose translation MFSFLKWIKIVFYLFFYYFTQKNTKIAIKKLSEKTIKICKTRIIFNKTNINSKNFVIMATHKSYFDIFCIEHCFGDAKIIWFAKQELFKIPFYGHMLKETGALSVDRKSVIKSALAIRKLLKEKKDNVAFAIFPYGTRKHTNDFKSGGIYFAKKLKLPIIPVRIDGSCNVMPPGKITIKENQTVNVKVFEAINYNEDFDKIESILKNII comes from the coding sequence ATGTTTAGTTTTTTAAAATGGATTAAAATAGTGTTTTATCTGTTTTTTTATTACTTTACTCAGAAAAATACAAAAATAGCTATTAAGAAGCTTTCAGAAAAAACTATTAAAATTTGCAAAACCCGAATTATTTTTAACAAAACAAATATAAATTCAAAGAATTTTGTCATTATGGCTACGCATAAGAGTTATTTTGACATTTTTTGCATTGAACACTGTTTTGGTGATGCTAAAATTATTTGGTTTGCAAAACAAGAACTATTCAAAATCCCTTTTTATGGTCATATGCTAAAAGAAACAGGAGCATTAAGTGTTGATAGAAAATCTGTTATAAAATCAGCCCTTGCTATAAGAAAATTGTTAAAAGAGAAAAAAGACAATGTTGCTTTTGCGATTTTTCCTTACGGTACAAGAAAACACACAAATGACTTTAAAAGTGGTGGTATATATTTTGCAAAAAAGTTGAAATTACCTATAATACCAGTAAGGATCGATGGTAGTTGCAATGTTATGCCGCCAGGAAAAATAACTATAAAAGAAAATCAAACAGTTAATGTTAAGGTTTTTGAGGCAATCAATTATAATGAAGATTTCGATAAAATTGAATCAATATTGAAAAATATTATATGA
- a CDS encoding tetratricopeptide repeat protein gives MDIVIAAKKGYELFVKKEPNALIIYPKKIAQENSIEKKENYVSSSLFVKPAFSISLVETKPTDQNIFFLGLDAYSHQNYKQASKEFSKLTSNSNSPFFLNAMYLLALSYEKVGDYDKAIKTYHEILGYSLELDAPAKIMYQIAQIYKKQGDGRYLGTLKKIVEQYPYSNWSDQAKFELGNAFFPAKKYNQAVLYYSSITKESPLYQIGMLKAAYIFYLEQNYPQAAYLLYLINLNDINLKNNEKYMAAAAYVFCRMKDFKSAGNVLSYIKNTRSPDFYIAKAECELLQNKPALAQSTMNEASKTFASNKGIEEEKAKIDLSTNKLNEQEIESIANKYKNNEKIVPLAMWSLAKIYYNKKDYAKVLGLYTKSQDSSSSVMDEFKKLAQDSLNHYADQSGQNLDEKSMHESLKFAKNLKLNLNSCDLAKSFMFLEQYKYAFESLHQSSECYRIIKANYDIQKGDSKSALADLSSIKYKDYLNMIFARLSYINGDLNKSKTFFEKCLNSKDKLLKDYAQLQVAKINIEENTQKTPLNNKSFKGPFLAESIFLNGLYYFNKKDYANALKYFSQAENYRKYNERALFYETLCFVNLGQRKLALQKLSILERNYPDSTLSKKLKVLIQ, from the coding sequence GTGGATATTGTAATAGCAGCAAAAAAAGGCTATGAACTTTTTGTTAAAAAAGAGCCAAATGCGCTTATTATTTACCCAAAAAAGATAGCTCAAGAAAATTCCATCGAGAAAAAAGAAAATTATGTTAGTAGTTCATTGTTTGTTAAACCTGCATTTAGTATTAGTTTAGTTGAAACTAAACCTACAGACCAAAATATATTTTTTTTAGGGCTCGATGCATACTCACATCAAAATTACAAGCAAGCATCCAAAGAGTTTAGTAAATTGACAAGCAATTCAAATAGTCCGTTTTTTTTAAATGCAATGTATTTACTTGCATTAAGCTATGAGAAAGTTGGTGATTATGACAAAGCCATAAAAACATACCATGAGATTTTAGGTTATTCATTGGAACTTGACGCACCAGCCAAAATTATGTACCAAATCGCACAAATATATAAAAAACAAGGCGATGGCAGGTATTTAGGTACGTTGAAAAAAATTGTTGAGCAATACCCATATAGCAATTGGTCAGACCAGGCAAAGTTTGAGCTGGGAAACGCTTTTTTCCCTGCCAAAAAATATAATCAAGCTGTACTTTATTATTCTTCAATAACTAAAGAAAGCCCATTGTATCAAATTGGGATGCTGAAAGCTGCCTATATTTTTTACTTAGAACAAAATTATCCTCAGGCAGCTTATTTGCTTTATTTGATTAATTTAAACGATATCAATTTAAAAAATAACGAAAAGTATATGGCTGCAGCTGCTTATGTATTTTGCCGTATGAAAGATTTCAAAAGTGCGGGAAATGTATTATCATACATTAAAAATACAAGATCTCCTGATTTTTATATTGCTAAAGCAGAGTGTGAACTTTTACAAAACAAACCAGCTTTAGCTCAAAGCACAATGAATGAAGCTTCAAAGACTTTTGCTTCAAATAAAGGCATTGAGGAAGAAAAGGCAAAAATAGACCTTTCGACAAATAAATTAAACGAGCAAGAAATTGAAAGCATTGCAAATAAATACAAAAACAACGAAAAAATCGTCCCCTTAGCAATGTGGAGTTTGGCTAAAATTTACTACAATAAAAAAGATTATGCTAAAGTGCTTGGCTTATATACTAAAAGTCAAGATTCATCTTCAAGTGTTATGGATGAGTTTAAAAAATTAGCTCAAGATAGTCTAAATCATTATGCAGACCAAAGTGGTCAAAATTTAGATGAAAAATCAATGCATGAATCTCTTAAATTTGCTAAAAATTTGAAATTAAACTTAAACTCATGTGACTTAGCTAAAAGTTTTATGTTTCTTGAACAATACAAATATGCATTTGAATCATTGCATCAATCTTCTGAGTGCTATAGAATTATAAAGGCAAATTATGACATACAAAAAGGCGACTCAAAAAGTGCTTTAGCTGATCTAAGTTCAATCAAATACAAAGACTATTTAAACATGATTTTTGCAAGGCTGTCTTATATAAATGGAGATCTAAATAAATCCAAAACTTTTTTTGAAAAGTGTTTAAATTCCAAAGATAAACTACTTAAGGATTATGCACAGCTTCAGGTAGCCAAAATTAACATAGAAGAAAATACGCAAAAAACTCCCCTGAACAATAAAAGCTTTAAAGGGCCATTTTTAGCTGAAAGTATATTTCTCAATGGTTTGTATTATTTTAATAAAAAAGATTATGCTAATGCGCTGAAATATTTTAGCCAAGCAGAAAATTATAGGAAATACAATGAGAGAGCCCTTTTTTATGAGACCCTATGTTTTGTTAACCTTGGTCAAAGGAAGTTGGCTCTTCAAAAATTGTCCATACTAGAGCGTAATTACCCAGACTCCACACTGTCAAAAAAATTGAAGGTTTTGATTCAATGA
- a CDS encoding thiamine pyrophosphate-dependent dehydrogenase E1 component subunit alpha → MNELNNEKLIELYEIMLKIRKYEERIGEIYYEEKKPFDIAKGPIPGELHLSSGQESSAAGLCIHLKKEDAVIGTHRAHNFAIAKGVDLKRMTAEIFGKSTGLSNGKGGHMHLFDPSVNFSCSGIVGASFPQALGVGIASKFENKDYIAIAVGGDGAANQGTFAESLNLAALWSLPVIFLIENNGWAISVAKNKSTAGNICDRAKAYGIPAECIDGENVIDVYKSSKTAIDRARRGFGPTVLEIKVSRLRGHFEGDPQIYRSQEDFDIAKSKDPVLKFESYLLKNNILNHQQMQAIAEKVDSIINEAIEFARKSDYPSPNEALENVFYGG, encoded by the coding sequence ATGAATGAGCTAAATAATGAAAAACTTATCGAATTGTATGAGATAATGCTGAAAATACGTAAATATGAGGAAAGAATTGGCGAAATTTACTATGAAGAGAAAAAACCTTTTGATATAGCAAAAGGTCCTATTCCAGGAGAACTACATTTATCTTCAGGCCAGGAATCTAGTGCCGCTGGTTTATGCATACATTTAAAAAAAGAAGATGCAGTTATAGGAACGCATAGGGCACACAATTTTGCAATAGCAAAAGGAGTAGATTTGAAACGTATGACAGCTGAAATATTCGGAAAATCTACGGGTTTGTCTAACGGCAAAGGTGGTCATATGCATCTTTTTGATCCATCTGTTAATTTTAGTTGCAGTGGTATAGTAGGTGCTAGCTTTCCCCAAGCGCTGGGAGTTGGTATTGCATCGAAATTTGAAAATAAAGATTATATAGCCATAGCTGTGGGTGGCGATGGTGCAGCCAATCAAGGTACTTTTGCTGAATCGTTGAATTTGGCTGCATTATGGAGCTTGCCTGTTATTTTTTTAATTGAAAATAATGGGTGGGCAATTTCTGTAGCTAAAAATAAATCAACAGCCGGGAATATATGTGACAGAGCAAAAGCTTATGGTATCCCAGCCGAATGTATTGATGGAGAAAATGTTATAGATGTTTACAAGTCTTCTAAAACAGCTATTGATAGAGCAAGAAGAGGATTTGGACCAACTGTTTTAGAAATTAAAGTCAGCAGGCTTAGGGGTCACTTTGAAGGAGATCCTCAAATTTATAGGTCTCAGGAGGATTTTGATATAGCAAAATCTAAAGATCCAGTCTTAAAATTTGAATCATACTTGCTTAAAAACAACATATTAAACCATCAACAAATGCAGGCAATAGCAGAAAAAGTTGATTCAATAATTAATGAAGCTATAGAATTTGCAAGAAAATCTGATTATCCAAGTCCAAACGAAGCTTTAGAGAATGTTTTTTATGGAGGTTAA
- a CDS encoding sensor histidine kinase yields MNKNLENLEYIFEKLIETTQNLEKSHELLKQKISYLEDKLDNNRKYLENILNSITNGVCTIDTQTNISLLNPAAKKIINVDNYQGQTLKDLFSIEANSVDEVLNYCKLSEVHDIVNGSKQHIKLKINASYVYDKEKVIGAVLVFEDITKLEALKLENKQKEKLATLGQIAASIAHDIRNPLASIQLFVSLLEDDDVEDKKEIIKNINTNIQRIDEIVTNTLLIAKKVITKKELIKLNEMVDQIEKEIINKLISYNVLFKKNIQPAIITSDRNLLRSIITNLLTNAIEAAKTTVELMVRIFNNILIIIVKDDGCVLNDKNMIFEPFFSEKQSGVGLGLFIVKKAIEALNGKITVLSAKKTIFIVCINV; encoded by the coding sequence ATGAATAAGAATTTGGAGAATTTAGAGTATATATTTGAAAAACTCATAGAAACAACTCAGAATTTAGAAAAATCTCATGAATTACTCAAACAAAAAATTTCTTACCTGGAAGATAAACTAGATAATAATCGCAAATATTTAGAAAACATTTTAAACAGCATCACAAACGGTGTTTGTACAATAGATACCCAAACAAATATTAGTTTATTGAATCCCGCAGCAAAAAAAATTATAAATGTTGATAATTATCAAGGTCAAACATTAAAAGATCTATTTAGTATTGAGGCAAATAGCGTCGATGAGGTGTTAAACTATTGCAAGCTTAGCGAAGTTCATGATATTGTTAACGGCTCAAAACAACACATAAAATTAAAAATTAACGCTTCATATGTATACGATAAAGAGAAAGTGATAGGAGCTGTGCTTGTTTTTGAAGATATCACAAAATTAGAAGCTTTAAAACTCGAAAATAAGCAAAAAGAAAAGCTTGCCACGCTTGGTCAGATAGCTGCAAGCATTGCTCATGATATAAGAAATCCTCTAGCTAGCATTCAATTATTTGTTTCTCTACTGGAAGACGATGATGTGGAAGACAAAAAAGAGATTATTAAAAACATAAATACGAATATTCAGCGTATAGATGAAATTGTAACAAATACTTTACTTATAGCAAAAAAAGTTATTACAAAAAAAGAGCTGATTAAGTTGAATGAAATGGTTGATCAAATTGAAAAAGAAATAATAAACAAATTAATTTCTTACAATGTCTTATTTAAAAAAAATATACAACCAGCCATAATAACATCTGACAGAAATTTACTTAGAAGCATAATTACAAATTTATTAACAAATGCTATAGAAGCGGCAAAAACTACAGTTGAGCTCATGGTAAGAATTTTTAATAATATTCTGATAATTATTGTTAAAGACGACGGTTGTGTGCTAAACGATAAAAATATGATTTTTGAGCCTTTCTTTTCTGAGAAACAATCTGGTGTGGGTCTCGGGCTTTTTATTGTAAAAAAGGCCATTGAAGCTTTGAATGGTAAAATAACCGTATTAAGTGCGAAAAAAACTATATTTATCGTGTGTATTAATGTTTAG
- a CDS encoding alpha-ketoacid dehydrogenase subunit beta, producing the protein MEVNMSRKIEMYKAIAEGISQVMENDDKVFIMGEDIGLYGGIFGATTGLLSKFGSERVKDTPISESAFIGSAVGAASKGFRPIVELMFVDFFGVAMDQIYNHIAKIHYMSNGNLKMPITILTAIGGNYSDAAQHSQNLYSLFSHTPGLKIVVPSNSYDAKGLVISSIEDDNPVIFFFHKGLMGLNWMTLIEESIQEVPESKYTIPLGKANIVKKGEDITFISISRMVYECLNAAKELDIEGISAEVIDLRTLVPLDTDTILNSVRKTGRVIIVDEDYQNFSMSSEIVALISENLGLSLKTNPKRIAYPNTPVPYSKVLEKFLLPNKEKIKQTAKNLIGG; encoded by the coding sequence ATGGAGGTTAATATGAGCAGAAAAATAGAAATGTATAAAGCAATAGCCGAAGGTATATCTCAAGTCATGGAAAATGATGATAAAGTTTTTATAATGGGAGAAGACATTGGATTATATGGAGGTATATTTGGAGCAACAACAGGATTATTATCAAAATTTGGTTCCGAAAGGGTAAAGGATACTCCAATTTCTGAGTCTGCTTTTATTGGATCAGCTGTTGGCGCTGCCTCAAAGGGTTTTAGGCCTATTGTTGAGTTAATGTTTGTTGATTTTTTCGGGGTTGCAATGGATCAAATATACAACCATATCGCTAAAATTCACTACATGTCAAATGGAAATTTAAAAATGCCTATTACAATTCTTACAGCAATTGGAGGTAATTATTCTGATGCGGCACAACATTCACAAAATCTTTATAGTTTATTTTCTCATACACCTGGGCTTAAAATAGTTGTACCATCAAACTCATATGATGCTAAAGGTTTAGTTATTTCTTCAATAGAAGATGATAATCCCGTTATCTTCTTTTTTCATAAAGGATTAATGGGTTTAAATTGGATGACTTTAATAGAAGAGTCTATTCAAGAAGTACCAGAAAGTAAATATACAATACCCCTAGGAAAGGCAAATATTGTTAAAAAAGGAGAAGATATTACTTTTATTTCAATTTCAAGAATGGTTTATGAGTGCCTTAATGCCGCTAAAGAACTGGACATTGAAGGTATTTCTGCAGAAGTTATAGATCTAAGAACACTGGTTCCTTTAGATACTGATACAATATTGAATTCGGTAAGAAAAACAGGAAGAGTAATAATAGTTGATGAAGATTATCAAAATTTTAGTATGTCTAGCGAAATTGTTGCACTGATTTCTGAAAATCTCGGGTTATCTCTGAAAACAAACCCCAAAAGAATTGCTTACCCAAATACACCTGTCCCCTACAGTAAAGTGCTTGAAAAGTTTCTTTTGCCGAACAAAGAAAAAATTAAACAAACAGCTAAAAACTTAATAGGAGGATGA
- a CDS encoding MFS transporter — protein MRVVYNINKKFYPVIVAGASFFLSYYSRLTWSILSSYMPFHPNVTQDSHVFALYFLSYIIIQIPAGFLSDRYQGGKVIALSLIVLAVTSFFSGLAVNIEQEYIASFFMGLSAGWIYPASLNVIKYYYSKEERPVFLGYYSIAWPLAIVVSGLLLPSIALHVGWKWGYYSSALLCLIFAVLAYPLKTYKNFSKINFLVVKDKNVILLSLGGFLFFSSYWSIMLYAYKYFIEIGIQSIEAGFLFSAMAIIGLFSSAISGFIVNKFELKSCMISAIFAYALLTALPAFTHSYLILILIVMAMGFVRFIIVPLNASILILIGKENVGSVTGISNLFWQSSGIFGPLISSVFITNFGFHYFWLMMSAIILISIPFYLFIQMSHS, from the coding sequence TTGCGTGTTGTATATAACATAAATAAGAAATTTTACCCAGTTATAGTAGCTGGTGCATCATTTTTTTTAAGCTATTATAGTAGACTAACATGGAGTATTTTATCTTCATATATGCCATTTCATCCAAATGTTACTCAAGACTCTCATGTATTTGCGCTTTATTTTTTAAGTTATATTATAATCCAAATACCTGCTGGTTTTTTATCTGATAGATACCAAGGTGGAAAGGTTATTGCTCTATCTTTAATAGTTCTTGCTGTCACATCTTTTTTTTCTGGGCTTGCAGTCAATATTGAGCAAGAGTATATTGCGAGTTTTTTTATGGGTTTGTCAGCTGGATGGATATATCCAGCATCTCTAAATGTGATAAAATACTATTATAGTAAAGAAGAAAGACCTGTTTTTTTAGGATACTACAGCATTGCATGGCCACTGGCAATTGTTGTATCAGGTTTATTACTCCCAAGTATTGCTTTGCATGTAGGCTGGAAGTGGGGGTACTATTCTTCGGCTTTATTGTGCCTTATATTTGCAGTTTTAGCATATCCATTAAAAACCTACAAAAATTTTAGTAAAATAAATTTTCTTGTAGTAAAGGATAAAAATGTCATACTGCTATCTCTTGGTGGTTTTTTGTTTTTTTCTTCTTATTGGTCAATAATGCTTTATGCGTACAAATACTTTATAGAAATAGGCATACAAAGCATTGAAGCTGGCTTTTTATTTTCTGCTATGGCTATAATAGGACTATTTTCATCGGCTATCTCTGGCTTTATTGTAAACAAATTTGAGTTAAAATCTTGTATGATATCAGCTATTTTCGCTTACGCGCTTTTAACTGCATTGCCTGCATTCACGCATTCTTATTTAATATTAATCTTAATTGTTATGGCTATGGGATTTGTAAGATTTATCATAGTACCTTTAAACGCAAGTATTTTAATACTTATAGGAAAAGAAAATGTTGGCAGTGTCACTGGAATTTCTAATTTATTTTGGCAATCAAGTGGAATATTCGGACCACTAATTTCGTCAGTATTTATTACTAACTTTGGGTTTCATTATTTTTGGCTAATGATGAGCGCTATTATTCTTATATCTATCCCTTTCTATTTGTTTATCCAAATGAGTCATTCCTAA
- a CDS encoding DUF6506 family protein, which translates to MALKAAFIFLAPGADPSKDKSIIKTQEVELHVVGCKNYKEACEVARQLLTDNIGAIELCGGFGNIGVAEVVKAVENKIPVGAIRFDIHPGLNNSSGDKIFI; encoded by the coding sequence ATGGCATTAAAAGCAGCATTCATATTTTTGGCACCAGGTGCCGATCCATCAAAAGACAAAAGCATAATAAAAACCCAAGAAGTCGAACTTCATGTCGTAGGCTGCAAAAATTACAAAGAAGCTTGCGAAGTTGCAAGGCAACTCTTAACAGACAATATTGGTGCAATTGAATTATGTGGTGGTTTTGGCAATATAGGCGTAGCCGAAGTTGTTAAGGCAGTAGAAAATAAAATACCTGTTGGGGCTATCAGATTCGATATTCATCCAGGCTTAAATAATTCAAGTGGAGATAAAATCTTCATATAA
- a CDS encoding Tm-1-like ATP-binding domain-containing protein, translating into MGVYIIGTCDTKYKELLFVKEILEKSDIDVKLIDVSTKSHQNKADISNGKIETYSPQKEKIIDITDRGKAIALMSDALENFIIKQQDLSGVIGLGGSGGTSLVSKGMRALPIGIPKILVSTVASGNISHYIGASDIFMLYSVTDIAGINRISSVVLSNAAKAMVGMVEKKYEVKAENQKIAIGLTMFGVTTPCVDTVRKRLENNYDCLVFHATGSGGQSMEKLVESGMFGGIIDITTTEICDLFMGGVMSATEDRLGAVIRTKIPYVGSVGAMDMVNFGPINTVPEKYKDRNLYIHNPQVTLMRTTVSENAEMGKWIANKLNQCEGYVRFLLPLKGVSMLDNKDYPFYDPEADKALFESIEKTLIQTDKRKLIKLDLHINDVEFANALVEHFLEIMKYGGL; encoded by the coding sequence ATGGGCGTTTACATAATAGGAACTTGCGATACAAAGTATAAGGAACTTTTGTTTGTAAAGGAAATTCTAGAAAAATCAGACATTGATGTAAAATTAATTGATGTTTCAACCAAATCCCATCAAAATAAAGCTGACATTTCAAATGGTAAGATTGAAACATATAGTCCACAAAAAGAAAAAATTATTGACATTACTGATAGAGGTAAAGCTATAGCATTAATGAGTGATGCACTTGAAAATTTTATTATAAAACAACAAGACTTATCTGGCGTTATTGGTCTTGGTGGCTCTGGTGGTACATCTTTAGTCTCTAAAGGTATGAGAGCGCTGCCTATAGGTATTCCAAAGATATTAGTTTCTACAGTGGCATCTGGAAATATCTCTCATTATATTGGAGCCAGCGATATTTTCATGCTTTATTCGGTTACGGATATTGCAGGTATAAATAGAATTTCTAGTGTTGTATTAAGTAATGCAGCAAAAGCGATGGTTGGAATGGTTGAGAAAAAATATGAGGTTAAAGCAGAAAATCAAAAAATAGCAATTGGTTTGACTATGTTTGGTGTAACAACACCCTGTGTAGATACTGTAAGAAAACGCCTTGAAAACAACTACGACTGTTTGGTTTTTCACGCAACGGGTTCTGGCGGTCAATCTATGGAAAAGTTGGTTGAATCAGGTATGTTTGGGGGAATAATTGATATTACAACAACAGAAATTTGCGACCTTTTCATGGGAGGTGTAATGAGTGCAACTGAAGATAGGCTAGGTGCAGTCATAAGAACCAAAATACCGTATGTAGGTTCTGTTGGAGCAATGGATATGGTAAACTTCGGACCCATCAATACCGTACCTGAAAAATACAAAGATAGAAATCTATATATTCACAATCCACAGGTAACATTAATGAGAACTACAGTATCAGAAAATGCAGAGATGGGAAAATGGATAGCAAACAAGCTTAATCAATGCGAAGGTTATGTAAGATTTTTATTACCACTAAAAGGAGTTTCTATGTTGGATAATAAAGACTATCCTTTTTATGACCCAGAAGCTGATAAAGCATTGTTTGAATCAATTGAAAAAACACTCATTCAAACGGACAAACGAAAGTTAATTAAACTTGACCTTCACATAAATGATGTAGAATTTGCTAATGCTTTAGTGGAACACTTTTTAGAAATTATGAAATATGGAGGTCTATAA
- a CDS encoding septal ring lytic transglycosylase RlpA family protein: protein MKKIPLLVILLFSFYMQSCSYIPFVGPTSSVHPLKSVNVGYTENGLASWYGPQFQGQLTASGEIFDMYKLTAASRTLPLNVYTKVTNLDNNRSTVVKINDRGPFVQGRILDLSYEAAKQLGMLQAGVAPVRITVVSPNYYLLAANEKFTIQVGAFTDFKNAFDYRNYLSRYFDSVYINSFYTGKVTYYRVRVGIFDGQQQAQDYAQTIVSPLVKNYFIVAKD from the coding sequence ATGAAAAAAATACCACTTTTGGTTATTTTGTTGTTTAGCTTTTACATGCAAAGCTGCTCATATATACCATTTGTTGGCCCAACTTCTTCAGTTCATCCTTTAAAATCAGTAAATGTAGGCTACACAGAAAATGGCTTGGCTTCATGGTATGGGCCACAATTTCAAGGTCAGCTGACAGCTAGCGGTGAAATATTTGACATGTATAAACTAACAGCAGCAAGTAGAACGCTTCCCCTTAATGTATACACGAAGGTGACAAATTTAGATAACAATCGCTCAACAGTGGTGAAAATAAACGATAGGGGTCCGTTTGTGCAAGGGCGCATACTTGATTTGTCGTACGAAGCAGCAAAACAGCTTGGCATGCTACAAGCAGGCGTTGCGCCTGTTAGAATTACAGTTGTTTCGCCAAATTACTATTTATTGGCAGCAAATGAAAAATTTACAATTCAAGTTGGAGCGTTTACCGATTTTAAAAACGCTTTTGATTATAGAAACTACTTATCACGCTACTTTGATTCTGTTTATATAAATAGCTTTTATACAGGCAAAGTTACTTATTATAGGGTGAGAGTGGGGATTTTTGATGGCCAACAGCAAGCACAAGATTATGCACAAACAATTGTCAGTCCACTTGTAAAGAATTATTTTATTGTAGCAAAAGATTAG